The following proteins are encoded in a genomic region of Galbibacter sp. BG1:
- a CDS encoding tail fiber protein, translating into MNLYSSPKSLLLLVMSLQFFSLLAQKQFNEILSPDTIDTGLYYQAGPGGNNTVDWTYPYGSKITMNAGAYRNFELLTTHYPLGDLLLRQYSPGDSQWSGWRQILVTDENKNLGLGIADPQSKLDVYKEIRISSLTERESTFFRINRGSSGRDTGAISFGQDNNYVWYTGLLYRGGAPNSDFFISQFHQIRDGNGNFVHTPEFTILQNGNIGIGTINPDARLAVKGNIHAQEVKLDLVGAVAPDYVFKDDYKLKSIEEVEQFINREGHLPNVPSAEDLEKDGLDLKQMNLRLLEKIEELTLYVIQLKNENKTQQIAIERLINAYEK; encoded by the coding sequence ATGAATTTATATTCTTCGCCCAAGAGTCTTTTACTACTCGTAATGTCTCTTCAATTTTTTTCATTACTTGCTCAAAAGCAGTTTAATGAAATATTATCTCCAGATACGATTGATACTGGTCTTTATTATCAAGCGGGTCCAGGAGGTAACAATACCGTCGATTGGACTTATCCTTATGGTTCTAAAATAACTATGAATGCCGGTGCGTATAGAAATTTCGAACTACTCACTACACATTATCCTTTAGGTGATTTATTGCTTCGGCAATATTCGCCCGGTGACAGCCAATGGTCAGGTTGGCGGCAAATTTTGGTTACCGATGAAAATAAAAATTTAGGTCTTGGAATTGCCGATCCCCAATCTAAGCTGGATGTTTATAAAGAAATTCGAATTAGTAGTTTGACTGAAAGAGAAAGTACTTTTTTTCGGATAAATAGAGGTAGTTCTGGTAGGGATACAGGGGCAATTTCTTTTGGACAGGATAATAATTATGTATGGTACACCGGATTGCTATATCGGGGAGGCGCGCCAAATTCTGATTTCTTTATAAGCCAGTTCCATCAAATACGGGACGGTAACGGTAACTTTGTGCATACTCCAGAATTCACAATCCTCCAGAATGGAAACATAGGTATTGGGACTATTAATCCAGATGCAAGGCTAGCGGTTAAGGGTAATATCCACGCTCAGGAGGTTAAACTTGATCTTGTTGGTGCGGTTGCTCCAGATTATGTTTTTAAGGATGATTATAAACTGAAGAGTATTGAGGAGGTAGAGCAGTTTATCAATAGGGAAGGGCATTTGCCAAATGTACCTTCTGCGGAAGACTTGGAAAAAGATGGTTTGGATCTTAAACAAATGAACTTAAGGCTATTGGAGAAAATAGAGGAACTTACCCTTTACGTAATTCAATTGAAAAATGAAAATAAAACCCAACAGATTGCCATCGAACGACTTATAAACGCCTATGAAAAATAA
- the traM gene encoding conjugative transposon protein TraM produces MELLKDKKKLVFMAMVLCTLLFIGAYGLLYFGDSKEPQLGPERLLVPKVEGEPDSYGSRLEAVEALEEEQQTEAPSPYQNRYIDSLGYYDPQLMDKKKKRMIDSVYELGVKRYERLQEVRSYDTDVVKNETIVAPVDTIKVDEKNSLEINLVSVEELGLAHELFFASNPIVGKEGSENGIVLEVDGTQTVKAKERLQMRLKRDVQVHGQNFKKDTRVYGTVTFQPNRVLLKIEYINHDPIGLEAYDFQDGLKGIYIRNSFRSDAKREVLGDMIEDVNIAGVPQINGLKRIFQRSNRNVRVTVHDGYRLLLK; encoded by the coding sequence ATGGAACTTTTAAAAGATAAAAAGAAACTGGTCTTTATGGCCATGGTGTTATGTACCCTACTCTTTATAGGGGCATACGGACTGCTCTATTTTGGGGATTCCAAGGAGCCCCAATTGGGACCGGAGCGTTTGTTGGTGCCAAAAGTGGAAGGGGAGCCCGATTCATATGGTTCCCGTCTAGAGGCGGTGGAAGCCCTGGAGGAGGAACAGCAGACAGAAGCCCCCAGTCCCTATCAGAACAGGTATATCGATTCCTTGGGATATTACGATCCCCAGCTCATGGATAAAAAAAAGAAACGGATGATCGATAGCGTCTATGAACTGGGGGTAAAGCGGTATGAACGCTTACAAGAGGTACGGAGCTATGATACCGATGTGGTCAAAAACGAAACGATTGTGGCTCCGGTTGATACCATAAAGGTGGATGAAAAAAATAGCTTGGAAATAAACCTTGTTTCCGTGGAGGAATTGGGCTTGGCCCACGAACTTTTCTTTGCCTCGAACCCGATTGTTGGAAAAGAGGGAAGTGAAAATGGGATAGTACTGGAAGTTGATGGCACACAAACGGTAAAAGCAAAGGAGCGGTTACAAATGCGGTTGAAAAGGGATGTCCAGGTTCATGGTCAAAATTTTAAGAAGGATACCAGGGTCTATGGGACCGTCACCTTTCAACCGAACAGGGTGCTGTTAAAAATCGAGTACATCAATCACGATCCAATCGGCTTGGAAGCTTATGACTTTCAGGATGGCCTAAAAGGGATCTATATCAGGAACAGTTTCCGATCGGATGCGAAAAGGGAGGTGTTGGGGGATATGATCGAGGATGTCAATATTGCCGGGGTCCCACAGATCAACGGACTTAAGAGGATATTCCAACGGAGCAATAGAAATGTTAGGGTAACGGTACATGATGGTTACCGGCTTTTATTGAAATAA
- a CDS encoding DUF4200 domain-containing protein gives MRIILLSLLILPIVGLSQSNKFPDSGNVGIGTLSPTQKLHVYNGPSGGLGHYFAELIIEDDDHGMITILTPNINSGYYGFSDQDDDFVGGMQYNHSKDEMLFRVNNRSVGDMMINSVGNVGIGTGSPEYKLHVTNGIKIKKTTIGATLGSGENGWLRDDWLTGNYGPPKWDQSIQKWVRPGGSYNDIGGIVWQDEGTYFVRGARGENLEYSNTEFLNTSFLFADIFTGNVGLGTNTPGSWKLAVNGNIRAKEIKVETQGWSDFVFEKDYTLPTLEEVEKHIKEEGHLQDIPSAEEVKMDGFFLGEMDAKLLQKIEELMLYTIKQQKEIEALKAEITKLKSKR, from the coding sequence ATGAGAATTATACTTTTATCCCTGTTGATATTGCCTATAGTTGGACTTTCGCAGTCCAATAAGTTTCCAGATTCTGGAAATGTAGGAATTGGAACGCTGTCACCAACACAAAAGCTGCATGTATATAATGGCCCCTCAGGGGGATTGGGGCACTATTTTGCAGAATTAATTATAGAAGATGATGATCACGGAATGATTACCATCCTAACTCCTAATATCAACAGTGGCTATTACGGCTTCTCGGATCAGGACGATGATTTTGTTGGGGGAATGCAATACAATCATTCTAAGGACGAGATGCTTTTTAGGGTGAATAACAGAAGTGTAGGAGATATGATGATAAATTCCGTTGGGAATGTTGGTATAGGTACGGGAAGCCCGGAGTACAAGCTCCACGTTACCAATGGTATAAAAATAAAAAAAACAACAATTGGTGCAACTTTAGGAAGTGGAGAAAACGGTTGGCTTAGGGATGATTGGTTAACTGGTAATTATGGGCCGCCCAAATGGGACCAAAGTATTCAAAAATGGGTAAGGCCAGGTGGCTCCTACAATGATATTGGAGGAATTGTTTGGCAGGATGAAGGAACTTATTTTGTTCGTGGAGCTAGAGGGGAAAATCTAGAATATTCAAATACTGAATTCTTAAATACATCCTTTTTGTTTGCCGATATTTTCACTGGCAATGTTGGGTTGGGGACAAATACCCCCGGATCTTGGAAACTTGCGGTTAACGGAAACATTAGGGCAAAGGAAATTAAAGTGGAAACTCAAGGCTGGAGCGATTTTGTTTTTGAAAAGGATTATACCCTCCCAACGCTGGAAGAAGTGGAAAAACACATTAAGGAAGAAGGACATTTGCAGGATATTCCATCAGCTGAAGAAGTGAAGATGGATGGTTTCTTTTTAGGTGAAATGGACGCTAAGCTTCTGCAGAAAATTGAAGAGTTGATGTTATATACTATCAAACAACAAAAAGAAATAGAGGCACTGAAGGCAGAGATAACAAAATTAAAAAGTAAACGATGA
- a CDS encoding conjugal transfer protein TraK, with product MKLKSPYKNIYTVLQLNRWVVLASIIGSVITTVVSLLMVIKLHKETIRNAFVVSREGDVIPLEIANNRENLKIEALAHLEKFHRYFYGLEAGGYKTQIEKALWLGDSSVDEVYRQKKMEGFYNRLVQYALVQQVKEVSSEVLIQDDVISFKCRVLFEISRGTVTDRYELQTSGELMQVKRNFPHNPHGLLIKGFFENSLQKLEP from the coding sequence ATGAAACTCAAAAGCCCTTATAAAAACATATACACAGTACTTCAGCTCAACCGATGGGTTGTCCTGGCCTCCATCATCGGAAGTGTGATCACCACGGTCGTATCCCTCTTGATGGTCATCAAACTCCATAAGGAAACCATCCGAAATGCCTTTGTGGTAAGTAGGGAAGGGGATGTGATCCCTTTGGAAATTGCCAATAACAGGGAAAACCTGAAAATAGAGGCCTTGGCCCACTTGGAAAAATTCCACCGCTATTTCTATGGGCTGGAGGCCGGGGGCTATAAAACCCAGATAGAAAAGGCCCTTTGGCTGGGGGACAGTTCGGTGGATGAAGTGTACCGCCAGAAAAAAATGGAAGGGTTCTACAACCGATTGGTGCAATATGCCCTGGTACAGCAGGTAAAGGAAGTGTCTTCCGAGGTACTTATTCAGGATGATGTGATCAGTTTTAAGTGCCGTGTACTCTTTGAAATAAGCAGGGGGACGGTCACCGATCGGTACGAGCTTCAGACCAGTGGGGAGTTGATGCAGGTCAAAAGGAACTTTCCCCACAACCCCCATGGTCTTTTGATCAAAGGGTTTTTTGAAAACAGTTTACAAAAGTTGGAACCTTAA
- a CDS encoding nucleotidyl transferase AbiEii/AbiGii toxin family protein: MNSVSPRLFQTIKELQSFNSLSSFALAGGTNLALRFNHRESIDIDLFCTDIMGYSGFRSIREEARAFYGDKVFNFVDPTDINDQFTFLRFFVQNDAMIIKVDIIQNMKAVYQFEEVNGIRLYDIRDIGLFKLLSASSRPAKKDIYDLYYITNDIPLNDLYEELLNKHIRFNKEEDRSIFDLDKEETAIENPLLLLRFDKKYRVAKDKIMHTHDNIVTMDNAASWQVASIQWRMRVRKLCAHLKIDFPSP, from the coding sequence ATGAATTCGGTAAGTCCGAGACTTTTTCAAACTATCAAGGAATTACAAAGTTTTAACAGCTTATCTTCTTTTGCATTGGCTGGGGGTACCAACCTTGCGTTGCGCTTTAATCACAGGGAATCCATAGATATTGATTTATTTTGTACGGATATAATGGGTTATAGCGGTTTTCGGTCCATCCGTGAAGAAGCTAGGGCTTTCTATGGGGACAAGGTCTTCAATTTTGTAGACCCGACAGATATTAATGATCAATTCACTTTTTTGAGGTTTTTTGTGCAAAACGATGCCATGATCATAAAGGTGGATATTATCCAAAACATGAAGGCGGTATATCAGTTTGAAGAGGTTAATGGAATACGGTTGTATGATATAAGGGACATAGGCCTTTTTAAACTTTTGAGTGCTTCAAGCCGACCGGCCAAAAAGGATATCTACGATCTTTATTACATCACCAATGATATTCCCTTAAACGATCTTTATGAAGAATTGCTGAACAAACATATTCGTTTCAATAAAGAAGAAGACCGTTCTATTTTTGATTTGGATAAAGAAGAGACAGCGATAGAAAATCCTTTGTTGTTGCTTCGATTTGACAAAAAGTATAGGGTGGCAAAAGACAAAATAATGCATACACATGATAATATAGTGACCATGGATAACGCAGCATCGTGGCAAGTTGCCAGTATCCAATGGAGGATGCGTGTAAGGAAGTTGTGTGCGCATTTAAAAATAGATTTTCCTTCTCCCTAA
- a CDS encoding conjugal transfer protein, translating into MMRTIFMYRKNGCLWLLLMAISCMPTQALCQGMPVYDNTNFISLAKQLIESGKQTSQMVQTVKFLKQQKDNLEKVNSVIRQLKALRELTANNERLFNMVRNDLRRVLDSPYIKAEEVDRISASFDAIMVNAVESLAYVEQILSSDLLKMGDSDRLRLLQQQEEDSREMVAEIEGKVRRYEELISFRKMQAVINTRAARN; encoded by the coding sequence ATGATGAGAACTATTTTTATGTACAGAAAAAACGGTTGTCTGTGGCTATTGTTGATGGCCATATCCTGTATGCCCACACAGGCTTTGTGCCAAGGCATGCCGGTCTATGACAATACCAACTTTATCAGCTTGGCCAAACAGCTGATCGAATCCGGTAAACAGACCTCGCAGATGGTACAGACGGTCAAGTTCCTAAAGCAACAGAAGGACAATCTGGAAAAGGTGAATTCCGTGATCCGACAGCTGAAGGCCCTACGGGAACTGACGGCCAATAACGAAAGGCTTTTCAATATGGTGCGAAACGATCTAAGGAGGGTGCTGGACTCCCCCTATATCAAGGCGGAAGAAGTGGATCGGATATCGGCCTCTTTTGATGCCATAATGGTCAACGCCGTGGAAAGTTTGGCGTATGTGGAACAGATCCTGTCCAGTGACCTTTTAAAAATGGGAGATTCCGACCGATTACGGTTGTTGCAGCAGCAGGAAGAGGACTCCCGGGAAATGGTGGCCGAGATCGAAGGGAAGGTCAGAAGGTACGAAGAGCTGATATCCTTCCGTAAAATGCAGGCAGTTATCAATACCAGGGCAGCAAGGAACTGA
- a CDS encoding DUF4138 domain-containing protein yields the protein MKNWVFVIVVCCIYGVHGQERTDTIYVNEKKVVGVFFPSGIRQAIVGGNHFSFTYNKEKMQYFGLVQGVIGDDGNLLCVTAAGKVYSFILSYRDSLPKLNYFVGPMDHIGLEKPVLKEQTPKVTEPDSLRYERFCKYLLGEKSRPIKVTRQNGLILKMEQLVYHGDEMYLVMEFINNSEIDFEVGSMEMFRIRGDKKRKASFQELKLNTIAEHGAPSVLKSNGKQRFVIVFSKYVSGKGSDYKIFFSEENGHRILRMSVSESLLIRKDKFKTK from the coding sequence ATGAAAAATTGGGTTTTTGTAATTGTGGTATGTTGCATCTACGGGGTGCATGGACAAGAAAGGACGGATACCATTTATGTGAATGAGAAAAAAGTGGTGGGGGTGTTTTTTCCTTCAGGGATACGCCAGGCCATTGTTGGCGGGAATCATTTTAGTTTTACCTACAACAAGGAAAAGATGCAATATTTTGGATTGGTACAGGGCGTAATTGGGGACGATGGGAACCTACTATGTGTGACCGCAGCAGGAAAAGTATATTCCTTTATCCTTAGCTACCGGGACTCCCTGCCAAAGTTGAATTATTTTGTGGGGCCTATGGATCATATCGGCTTGGAGAAGCCAGTGTTAAAGGAGCAAACACCGAAGGTAACGGAACCTGATTCTTTAAGGTATGAAAGGTTCTGTAAGTATTTATTGGGAGAAAAGTCCAGGCCTATAAAAGTTACCCGTCAGAACGGACTCATTTTAAAAATGGAACAGCTTGTATACCACGGGGATGAAATGTATTTGGTCATGGAGTTCATCAATAATTCCGAAATTGATTTTGAAGTAGGTAGTATGGAGATGTTTAGGATTCGTGGGGATAAAAAACGTAAGGCTTCTTTTCAAGAACTTAAATTAAATACTATAGCCGAACACGGAGCCCCAAGTGTATTGAAGTCCAATGGGAAACAAAGATTTGTAATTGTTTTTTCTAAATACGTTAGTGGAAAAGGTAGCGATTATAAAATTTTTTTTAGTGAAGAGAATGGACATAGAATCCTTCGAATGTCTGTTAGTGAAAGTTTATTAATTAGAAAGGATAAATTCAAGACAAAATAG
- a CDS encoding TraG family conjugative transposon ATPase codes for MNLNAHHPILDIQENVVFASNGNVACCYKVGLPEIYSLSETDFEALHGMWFQGLKSLPTGTVVHKQDWYRQASYDTACMPSTFFLQKATRDYFQGRSHLAHQSYLFFVLPLSHNPGRMVNPFRKQEKAIYRKLDHQVSGFREAVHDSVAFINNSGRIRLEALDGTAILQLGQSYFNGFQTEVDTDLVLDRNGIRAGEGWLELLAITNEKCFGGTVQTSKVNPRFTSDSFTFHQGFVDGLGLDLSADHMVNHIVFMDDRHRWRKILDKRVEELKKSIRFGSQNAVVLKKVQQVLDNLNSDEGLRMVRGHFNVLVWDRDPQSLQMACSKIKAVCKELDITPYIPKGENRKHYYLNSFFAHAPNLSGEDCYVTDLKHALCLWPNVTNYHSDAEGVLFNDRQFNIPVKKDVWDTDKKRIKARNFAIFAPTGEGKSFLANNILRQYFEEGVRLVIIDLGGSYTKFATLYPQDHVVLRYEEGKNLGINPFYIQGEADLTPERLEDLMVFLRELMHGDEPPSKRKEVALKKVLLHYYSKVRSGHSLTSLYKFVAERKDRILEVLGLLEEDFSPYVFLHILSEYVEGGLYGFLFNSGGDGSFKIEDKRLIIFELDEVRDNKEVLSVMLKLIKTAVQRTIWSNRSERGVILFDEFAKQLKFNNVLESVEFYYQAIRKQNGAIGIILQSINQLPDNGTAASILENTQVIYSLRNQKGYDDLAKRLKLSAHDVNQLRSLQNSFSGKQKYTEIFLKIGKESNVFRLEVPPEAYAAYLTDGTENALIMQLHKELGCMEKAIKAFVKQHLKQK; via the coding sequence ATGAACCTTAATGCACACCATCCCATCTTGGACATTCAGGAGAATGTGGTCTTTGCCTCCAATGGCAATGTCGCCTGTTGCTATAAGGTGGGATTGCCAGAGATCTATTCATTGTCGGAAACGGATTTTGAAGCCCTGCACGGGATGTGGTTCCAAGGGCTGAAATCGCTTCCCACCGGGACCGTTGTCCACAAACAGGATTGGTACCGGCAGGCGTCCTATGATACGGCATGCATGCCAAGTACCTTTTTTTTACAGAAGGCAACCAGGGATTATTTCCAAGGACGCTCCCATTTGGCGCACCAAAGCTATTTATTTTTTGTCCTGCCCTTATCCCACAATCCCGGACGTATGGTCAATCCCTTCCGAAAGCAAGAAAAGGCCATTTACCGAAAACTGGACCATCAGGTATCGGGGTTCAGGGAAGCGGTTCATGATTCGGTGGCCTTTATCAATAACAGTGGGCGTATCCGATTGGAAGCCTTGGACGGTACGGCCATCCTTCAGCTGGGGCAAAGTTATTTCAACGGCTTCCAGACCGAAGTGGATACCGATCTGGTATTGGATAGGAACGGCATCCGTGCGGGGGAGGGGTGGTTGGAACTTTTGGCCATAACCAATGAAAAGTGTTTTGGTGGAACGGTACAGACCAGTAAGGTCAACCCCCGTTTTACCTCTGACTCTTTTACCTTCCACCAGGGATTCGTGGACGGTCTCGGGCTGGACCTGTCGGCAGACCATATGGTGAACCATATTGTTTTTATGGATGACCGGCACCGCTGGCGAAAAATCCTTGATAAGCGGGTGGAGGAACTCAAAAAGAGCATACGTTTTGGTTCCCAAAATGCCGTAGTGCTCAAAAAGGTACAACAGGTGTTGGACAACCTCAATTCCGATGAGGGGTTACGTATGGTAAGGGGGCATTTCAATGTGTTGGTATGGGACCGGGATCCACAGTCCTTACAAATGGCCTGTTCCAAAATAAAGGCGGTCTGCAAGGAGTTGGACATCACCCCTTACATCCCCAAAGGGGAAAACCGCAAACATTATTACCTGAATTCATTTTTTGCACATGCCCCTAACCTTTCCGGGGAGGATTGCTATGTGACCGACCTTAAACATGCCCTTTGCCTATGGCCCAATGTCACCAATTACCATTCCGATGCGGAAGGTGTGCTTTTTAACGACCGACAGTTCAACATCCCCGTTAAAAAGGACGTATGGGATACCGATAAGAAAAGGATCAAGGCCAGGAATTTTGCCATTTTTGCCCCGACAGGGGAAGGGAAGTCCTTTTTGGCCAACAACATACTAAGGCAATACTTTGAGGAAGGGGTGCGCCTGGTCATCATAGACCTTGGCGGTTCCTATACGAAGTTTGCCACCCTTTATCCGCAGGATCACGTTGTGCTCCGGTATGAAGAAGGGAAAAACCTGGGCATCAACCCCTTCTATATCCAAGGGGAAGCAGACCTTACCCCAGAGCGTTTGGAAGACCTGATGGTCTTTTTAAGGGAACTGATGCACGGGGACGAGCCTCCATCCAAGAGAAAGGAAGTGGCCCTGAAAAAAGTTCTCCTCCATTATTATTCAAAGGTACGTTCCGGGCATTCCCTGACCTCCCTGTACAAATTTGTGGCGGAAAGGAAGGATCGGATCCTGGAAGTGCTGGGACTGTTGGAGGAAGATTTCAGTCCCTATGTTTTCCTTCACATCCTTTCTGAATATGTCGAGGGTGGGCTCTATGGCTTTTTGTTCAACAGTGGTGGGGACGGCAGTTTTAAAATTGAGGACAAGCGGCTGATCATCTTTGAACTGGACGAAGTCCGGGACAACAAGGAGGTACTGTCCGTAATGCTCAAGCTCATTAAGACCGCTGTCCAGCGCACCATTTGGAGCAACCGTTCGGAACGTGGGGTTATTTTATTCGATGAATTTGCCAAACAGCTCAAATTCAACAATGTACTGGAAAGTGTGGAATTCTATTACCAGGCCATCCGGAAACAGAACGGGGCGATCGGGATCATTTTACAATCGATCAACCAGCTTCCCGACAATGGCACCGCCGCCAGTATTTTGGAGAACACCCAGGTGATCTACAGCCTGCGAAACCAAAAGGGATATGACGATCTGGCAAAGCGCCTGAAACTTTCTGCGCATGATGTGAACCAGTTGCGCTCCCTACAGAACAGCTTCAGTGGAAAACAGAAATATACGGAGATCTTCCTAAAGATCGGGAAGGAAAGCAATGTTTTCCGATTGGAGGTCCCCCCGGAGGCCTATGCCGCCTACCTGACCGATGGGACAGAGAACGCCCTCATTATGCAGCTCCATAAAGAACTGGGCTGTATGGAAAAAGCCATCAAGGCCTTTGTGAAACAACATTTAAAACAGAAATGA